In Acinetobacter sp. TR3, one DNA window encodes the following:
- a CDS encoding MobA/MobL family protein yields the protein DKNHHAHIMLTTRKAELDPDNNLILTSKTDIELSNAKRKSLNMGTTQDDIKQIRETWADLTNHALERAGYREKIDHRSYADQNNGLQATIHEGTSVTQLRRQGIDTEISRYNDHVKQHNAKHLEQQQQRTNSVLQHGLNRVDQGFEQWQKNQEAKRLEQERQAEIQRQQKLEQQQAERANRKASRDLDNDGWSR from the coding sequence GATAAAAACCATCATGCCCATATCATGCTCACGACCCGAAAAGCTGAATTAGACCCTGACAATAATCTGATCCTGACCAGCAAAACCGATATTGAACTCAGCAACGCCAAACGCAAAAGCCTAAATATGGGTACAACCCAAGACGACATTAAACAAATTCGGGAAACATGGGCAGACTTAACCAATCACGCACTGGAGCGAGCAGGCTACCGAGAAAAAATAGACCACCGCAGCTATGCCGATCAGAACAATGGACTGCAAGCCACCATTCATGAGGGAACTTCGGTCACTCAACTCCGTAGACAAGGCATAGATACCGAAATCAGCCGTTATAACGACCATGTGAAGCAACACAACGCCAAACACCTCGAACAACAGCAACAGCGCACAAACAGCGTTTTACAGCATGGTTTAAACCGTGTCGATCAAGGCTTCGAGCAATGGCAGAAAAATCAAGAAGCCAAACGCCTAGAACAAGAACGCCAAGCCGAAATACAACGACAGCAAAAACTAGAGCAACAACAAGCCGAGCGAGCCAACCGTAAGGCATCACGAGATTTAGATAATGATGGATGGTCACGATGA
- the dcm gene encoding DNA (cytosine-5-)-methyltransferase, giving the protein MISHTSSMTDTANFVKEKRIRMGLTQLELAILLGLKENGERTVRGWELAEHKPSKTAISKLLSLSEHTPFKNKNIKPLFTFIDLFAGIGGIRLPFQELGGKCVFSSEWDKFAQITYASNYGDVPKGDITQISTQEIPEHDILIGGFPCQAFSQAGLKKGFEDTRGTMFFEIQRILAEKRPKVFLLENVKQLKGHDKGQTLQTMLRILTGQSDMTGLDDVPMSDDARNALSRKLNYWVDFKVLRAADFGIPQNRERIFIVGFDRDYFGQDIDFSKIFKFPTPTYEKTKLGDILQTQSELDKMIDTYTISDNLWLGHQRRKAEHQNKGNGFGYSLFNSESPYTNTLSARYNKDGSEILIDQSHLGKNPRKLTPRECARLQGFPEDFIIDAVSNAQMYKQFGNSVCVTVIRAIAQEIVRAIKLTETIELAS; this is encoded by the coding sequence ATGATTTCTCACACTTCATCTATGACAGATACAGCGAATTTCGTTAAAGAAAAAAGAATTCGTATGGGATTAACTCAATTGGAATTAGCTATTTTATTGGGGCTAAAAGAAAATGGGGAGCGAACGGTTAGAGGATGGGAACTAGCCGAACACAAACCAAGTAAAACAGCGATAAGTAAACTACTTTCTTTATCTGAACACACCCCTTTTAAAAATAAAAATATAAAACCATTGTTTACATTCATTGATCTATTCGCAGGAATAGGAGGTATTCGCCTCCCATTCCAGGAGCTAGGAGGTAAATGTGTATTTAGTTCTGAATGGGATAAATTTGCTCAAATTACCTATGCTTCAAATTATGGAGATGTTCCCAAAGGGGATATAACTCAAATATCTACTCAAGAAATTCCTGAACATGACATTCTCATAGGTGGATTTCCTTGCCAAGCCTTTTCCCAAGCGGGCTTAAAGAAAGGCTTTGAAGATACTAGAGGAACAATGTTTTTTGAAATACAACGAATATTGGCAGAAAAAAGACCTAAAGTTTTTTTATTAGAAAATGTAAAACAGTTAAAAGGTCATGATAAAGGGCAAACGCTACAAACAATGCTGAGAATCCTTACAGGTCAGAGTGATATGACAGGTTTGGATGATGTGCCTATGTCTGATGATGCAAGAAATGCTTTAAGTAGAAAGCTTAATTATTGGGTAGATTTTAAAGTCTTAAGAGCCGCAGACTTTGGTATTCCTCAAAATAGAGAAAGGATTTTTATTGTAGGCTTCGATAGAGATTATTTTGGTCAAGATATTGATTTTTCAAAAATATTTAAATTTCCAACGCCAACTTATGAAAAAACGAAATTAGGAGATATTCTTCAAACTCAGTCTGAATTAGATAAGATGATTGATACCTATACTATTTCAGATAATTTATGGCTAGGTCATCAAAGAAGAAAAGCCGAACATCAAAATAAAGGAAATGGCTTTGGATATTCTCTATTTAATTCAGAAAGCCCATATACCAATACTTTGAGCGCTAGGTATAACAAGGATGGTTCTGAAATACTAATAGATCAATCACATTTAGGGAAAAACCCTCGTAAACTTACACCTAGAGAGTGCGCACGACTACAAGGATTCCCTGAAGATTTTATTATTGATGCAGTTTCCAATGCTCAAATGTATAAGCAGTTTGGTAATTCAGTTTGTGTTACGGTCATCAGAGCTATTGCTCAAGAAATAGTTAGAGCTATAAAACTTACCGAAACAATTGAACTTGCATCTTAA
- a CDS encoding LlaMI family restriction endonuclease codes for MSEQKIVDLFMANVFGKTANTSDLNQAHDGKKGHWLETQMGVKRNRNTAPDLLGYEMKDGTSSKISFGDWSADYYLFDNEEIFPNNENLKRVQRRDKFFLPVFGKANEKKQGRFSWSGEPIPKINEYSTHGTILTVDQDNNILITYSFMNDTRENKHSIVPTDLQIENLILAEWYASTMQKKVDDKFNQKGWFVCKKDKKTHVYNQIGFGNPISFEQWISMVKTGDIFFDSGMYQGNNRPYSQWRANNTTIDKLLVRSYP; via the coding sequence ATGAGTGAACAAAAAATTGTAGATTTGTTTATGGCTAACGTTTTTGGAAAGACAGCTAATACTTCCGATCTAAATCAAGCTCATGATGGTAAAAAAGGGCATTGGCTTGAAACTCAAATGGGCGTTAAGAGAAATCGAAATACAGCTCCCGATTTATTAGGCTATGAAATGAAAGATGGTACTAGTAGCAAAATTTCATTTGGTGACTGGTCTGCTGATTATTATCTTTTTGATAATGAAGAAATTTTTCCAAATAATGAAAATTTAAAAAGAGTTCAAAGACGAGATAAATTTTTTCTTCCTGTTTTCGGAAAAGCTAATGAAAAGAAACAAGGTAGATTTTCTTGGTCGGGCGAACCTATCCCTAAAATCAATGAATATTCAACTCATGGAACTATTCTGACAGTCGATCAAGATAATAATATCCTAATAACTTACTCTTTTATGAATGATACAAGAGAAAATAAGCACTCGATTGTTCCTACTGACCTACAAATTGAAAATTTAATATTAGCGGAATGGTACGCTAGCACTATGCAGAAAAAAGTTGATGATAAGTTTAATCAAAAAGGATGGTTTGTTTGTAAAAAAGATAAAAAAACTCATGTTTACAATCAGATAGGTTTTGGTAATCCAATTTCGTTTGAACAGTGGATTTCTATGGTTAAAACGGGCGATATTTTCTTTGATAGCGGAATGTATCAGGGAAATAATCGCCCATATTCTCAGTGGCGTGCGAATAATACGACCATTGATAAATTACTGGTTAGATCTTATCCGTAA